The sequence below is a genomic window from Lelliottia sp. JS-SCA-14.
TCGGATGTTACCCGCTGAAAGAGCAATCTGTCGGGTAAACACATTGGATACACTGATACAACAACTGATCAATGGCGTGATGCTGGGCAGCATCTACGCGCTGATCGCGCTGGGCTATACGATGGTGTATGGCATTTTGCGCATCATTAACTTCGCCCATGGCGACATTTTGATGGTCGGCGCGCTCACCACGCTGTCGGCCCTGAACGCGCTGAACAGCACATTCCCACACATGCCGCAGCTATTGCAGCTCGGCTTTGCGCTGGTCATTGCCATGGCCGTCTGCGCCCTGCTGGCGATGGCGGTGGAGCGCTTCGCCTACCGCCGCCTGCGCAACGCCCCGCGTCTGGCGCCGCTGATCTCCGGGATTGGCGTCTCCGTCTTGCTGCAAACCGTGGCGATGATTATCTGGACGCGCAACCCGCTGATGTTCCCACAAATCCTGCCGATGGACGCGATTTCCGTCACCTCGGGCAGCGTTGACCATCCTCCGGCCATTGTGACGGTCACAGGCATCGTCACCGTGTCGCTGGCGCTGATCGTGATGATCGGCCTGTGGCTGCTCGTGGAATACACCCGTCTTGGACGCGGGATGCGCGCGGTGGCGGAAAACCCGCGCGTCGCCACGCTGATGGGCGTCAACCCCAACGCCATTATCACCCTCACCTTCGCCATCGGCGGCATCTTCGCGGCCCTCGCAGGGGTGATGATGGCCAGCAACTACGGCAACGCCAGTTTCTCGATGGGCTTTCTGCCCGGCATCAAAGCCTTCACTGCCGCCGTGCTGGGCGGGATCGGCAATATTCGCGGCGCGATGATCGGCGGGATTTTACTCGGGATCATCGAAGCGCTGGGCGCAGGCTATCTGGGTGAACTGACAAATGGCGTGTTCGGGAGTAACTATCAGGACGTCTTCGCCTTCATCGTGCTGATTCTGGTACTGGTATTCCGTCCGGCAGGTCTGCTGGGCGAACGCGTGGCGCACAGGGCGTAGGGGAAATTATGACAACCACTTCACTCCAGGCTCCTGCCTCTTCGCGCCGCTTCTGGTCCGGCATGACGCTGTTCGTCATCGCCCTGCTGGTTGCGCCGATAGTCGCCAGCCAGATCGGCGGCAACTACTGGGTGCGCGTGATCGACTTTGCGCTGCTGTACATCATGCTGGCGCTCGGGCTGAACATCGTCGTCGGCTACACCGGCCTGCTGGATATGGGCTTTATCGCCTTTTACGCGGTCGGGGCCTATCTGGCAGCGCTGCTGGCCTCCCCGCATCTGCTGGAGGTCTTCCCGATCCTCAGCGTCTGGTTCCCGGACGGGCTGCACACTTCGTATCTGCTGATTATTCCGCTGGCGGCGCTGGTCGCGGCGGTGTGCGGCATTATCCTCGGCGCGCCGACGCTAAAATTGCGCGGCGACTATCTGGCGATTGTCACCCTCGGCTTCGGGGAGATCATCCGCATTCTGATGCGCAATCTCGACCGCCCGGTGAATATCACCAACGGTGCGAAAGGCATAACCGGCGTCGATACCCTCAATCTGTTTGGCCTGAAATTTAGCGGCGTCTATCACTGGTTTGGCATGAAAGTCCCGGCTCTGTGGCTGTGGTACTACCTGCTGATGCTGGTGATTGTGCTGATTATTTTTGTCTGCCTGCGCCTGCAACACTCGCGCATTGGCCGGGCGTGGCATGCCATTCGTGAAGATGAGGACGTGGCCCGCGCGATGGGCATCAACGTGCGTAACTATAAACTGCTGGCCTTTGCGATGGGCGCCTCCTTTGGCGGCGTGGCAGGTGCGTTGTTCGGTGCTTTCCAGGGCTTCGTGTCGCC
It includes:
- a CDS encoding branched-chain amino acid ABC transporter permease is translated as MTTTSLQAPASSRRFWSGMTLFVIALLVAPIVASQIGGNYWVRVIDFALLYIMLALGLNIVVGYTGLLDMGFIAFYAVGAYLAALLASPHLLEVFPILSVWFPDGLHTSYLLIIPLAALVAAVCGIILGAPTLKLRGDYLAIVTLGFGEIIRILMRNLDRPVNITNGAKGITGVDTLNLFGLKFSGVYHWFGMKVPALWLWYYLLMLVIVLIIFVCLRLQHSRIGRAWHAIREDEDVARAMGINVRNYKLLAFAMGASFGGVAGALFGAFQGFVSPESFTLQESIAVLAMVVLGGMGHIPGVILGAVLLTALPEILRSQAAPVQQALFGTVLIDPEILRQLFYGLALVLVMLLRPSGIWPVRHKEVNA
- a CDS encoding branched-chain amino acid ABC transporter permease, translating into MDTLIQQLINGVMLGSIYALIALGYTMVYGILRIINFAHGDILMVGALTTLSALNALNSTFPHMPQLLQLGFALVIAMAVCALLAMAVERFAYRRLRNAPRLAPLISGIGVSVLLQTVAMIIWTRNPLMFPQILPMDAISVTSGSVDHPPAIVTVTGIVTVSLALIVMIGLWLLVEYTRLGRGMRAVAENPRVATLMGVNPNAIITLTFAIGGIFAALAGVMMASNYGNASFSMGFLPGIKAFTAAVLGGIGNIRGAMIGGILLGIIEALGAGYLGELTNGVFGSNYQDVFAFIVLILVLVFRPAGLLGERVAHRA